One genomic region from Flagellimonas oceani encodes:
- a CDS encoding DUF389 domain-containing protein translates to MTEEQKKEAETTAPNQDSGDEVKKDFKGLLGSVRKFLSDLLEIRSNTDAAATKESIIADIPFKNHTTWILVCSIFIASIGLNANSTAVVIGAMLISPLMGPILGMGMSLAINDIDTLRRSLKNFTVMVVLSVITAFLFFYFFPLRDESSELLARTKPDIRDVLIAFFGGLALVIARAKKGTIASVIFGVAIATALMPPLCTVGFGLAIGKPWYAAGAMYLFIINTIFIGLATFLVIKFLRFPMVRYANSQRRRLIARLASITGILVMIPAGFTFYNVFQESLFMKQAQSFLKDTVEIYQFDGAGRYVDNLTKLEYVDDGTSIIEVVFMGDELVPENIINTWRTQKNEYNRLKDAELHIIQGGRDDSEEKFNYVSELYEKNKAELLNKDEQIRLLEEELAMLTKNVGNQIPFQSISAEAKANYENIDALGFSYQIRTDFKKMDTVPVFEVDWKSGVSSDQKEADTKKMLAWLKLRLQDSTLVIKEAE, encoded by the coding sequence ATGACCGAAGAACAAAAAAAAGAAGCAGAGACCACGGCTCCGAACCAAGATAGTGGGGACGAGGTAAAAAAGGATTTTAAAGGACTTTTGGGCAGTGTGCGCAAGTTCCTTTCGGATCTGTTGGAAATCCGTTCCAATACAGATGCCGCCGCTACCAAAGAATCCATAATAGCGGATATCCCCTTTAAGAACCACACCACATGGATTTTGGTGTGCTCCATTTTTATTGCATCCATTGGTCTGAATGCCAACTCAACCGCAGTGGTAATCGGTGCCATGCTTATTTCCCCTTTAATGGGTCCCATTTTGGGAATGGGCATGTCGTTGGCCATTAACGATATTGATACTTTGCGCAGATCGCTCAAGAATTTCACCGTAATGGTGGTACTTAGCGTGATTACCGCATTCCTGTTTTTCTATTTTTTCCCATTACGAGACGAATCTTCGGAATTGTTGGCGCGAACCAAACCCGATATCCGGGATGTGCTGATTGCCTTTTTTGGTGGGCTTGCACTCGTGATCGCACGTGCCAAAAAAGGAACCATTGCCAGTGTTATTTTTGGTGTGGCCATTGCAACGGCTTTGATGCCCCCTCTTTGTACGGTAGGTTTTGGATTGGCCATCGGTAAGCCATGGTATGCTGCAGGGGCGATGTACCTGTTCATCATCAATACCATTTTTATAGGACTGGCCACCTTCTTGGTCATCAAGTTTTTAAGGTTTCCCATGGTGCGGTATGCCAATTCCCAGCGCAGAAGGCTAATTGCCCGTTTGGCATCCATTACCGGTATTTTGGTGATGATTCCGGCCGGATTTACCTTTTACAATGTGTTTCAGGAATCACTTTTTATGAAACAGGCACAGAGCTTTTTAAAGGATACGGTTGAGATATACCAGTTTGATGGTGCGGGAAGATATGTGGACAACCTCACCAAATTGGAGTACGTGGACGATGGAACTTCAATAATCGAAGTGGTTTTTATGGGGGATGAGCTGGTTCCCGAAAACATAATCAATACGTGGAGAACACAAAAGAACGAGTACAACAGGCTAAAAGATGCCGAACTGCACATCATTCAAGGCGGAAGGGACGATTCCGAAGAGAAGTTCAACTACGTGAGTGAACTTTACGAAAAGAACAAGGCCGAACTTTTGAACAAAGATGAGCAAATCAGATTGCTTGAAGAAGAATTGGCCATGTTGACCAAAAATGTAGGCAATCAGATTCCTTTTCAAAGCATAAGTGCAGAGGCAAAGGCGAATTATGAAAATATTGATGCCTTGGGATTCTCCTACCAGATACGCACCGATTTTAAGAAAATGGATACTGTTCCTGTTTTTGAGGTGGATTGGAAAAGCGGTGTGAGTTCAGACCAAAAAGAGGCGGACACCAAAAAAATGCTGGCTTGGTTAAAGTTGCGGCTTCAAGATTCCACTTTGGTCATTAAAGAGGCCGAATAA
- a CDS encoding pyruvate dehydrogenase complex dihydrolipoamide acetyltransferase, translated as MAEVINMPRLSDTMEEGTVAKWLKKVGDKVEEGDILAEIETDKATMEFESFHEGTLLHIGIEEGDGAPVDSLLAIIGEEGEDISGLLNGSGSSSDAPKEEGSSEDKDSSSEQEEETESKGDESSEPADIPEGVEIVTMPRLSDTMEEGTVASWLKSVGDKVEEGDILAEIETDKATMEFESFYSGTLLHIGIQEGEGAPVDSLLAIIGPEGTDVDAVLNAQSSGGSSKSAPKKEASKDDAPKKEESSQKEETAPATQDGQRIFASPLAKKIADEKGINLADVKGTGDNGRIVKKDIENFKPSEKAAPAAEKTEAAPGTAPVALPVGEESVEEVKNSTMRKVIAKRLGESKFTAPHYYLTIEVDMDNAKASRAQINSLPDTKVSFNDMVLKACAMALKKHPQVNTSWNGDSTIYKHHIHMGVAVAVDEGLVVPVVKFADQLSLTQLGTAVKDLAGRARNKKIKPDEMEGSTFTVSNLGMFGIQEFTSIINQPNSAILSVGAIVDKPVVKNGEIVAGSTMKVTLACDHRTVDGATGAQFLQTLRAYLENPVTMLA; from the coding sequence ATGGCAGAAGTAATCAACATGCCTAGATTGAGCGATACCATGGAAGAAGGAACCGTGGCAAAATGGCTCAAGAAAGTAGGGGACAAGGTAGAAGAAGGGGATATATTGGCCGAGATCGAAACGGACAAAGCCACTATGGAATTTGAATCTTTTCATGAAGGGACTTTGCTTCACATTGGAATCGAGGAAGGTGATGGTGCCCCGGTTGATTCACTTTTGGCCATAATCGGTGAAGAAGGTGAGGATATATCCGGCCTATTGAACGGCTCGGGAAGCTCATCCGATGCCCCAAAAGAAGAAGGTTCATCAGAAGATAAGGATTCTTCTTCCGAACAAGAGGAAGAAACTGAATCCAAGGGAGATGAAAGTAGCGAGCCTGCCGATATTCCCGAAGGAGTAGAAATTGTGACCATGCCCCGATTGAGCGATACCATGGAGGAAGGAACGGTCGCCAGCTGGTTAAAGAGCGTTGGGGACAAAGTGGAAGAAGGAGACATATTAGCCGAAATCGAGACCGACAAGGCAACGATGGAATTTGAATCCTTCTATTCCGGAACCCTTTTACATATTGGTATTCAAGAAGGTGAAGGAGCTCCCGTAGATTCCTTATTGGCCATTATTGGCCCAGAGGGAACCGATGTTGATGCTGTTTTGAACGCACAATCATCAGGAGGTTCGTCCAAAAGCGCTCCCAAAAAAGAAGCTTCCAAAGATGATGCTCCGAAAAAAGAAGAATCATCCCAAAAAGAAGAAACAGCTCCGGCCACACAAGATGGTCAGCGTATATTCGCTTCACCATTGGCCAAAAAGATTGCCGATGAAAAAGGCATCAACTTGGCAGATGTAAAAGGAACAGGCGATAACGGGAGAATCGTTAAAAAGGATATAGAGAACTTTAAGCCATCCGAAAAAGCAGCTCCTGCGGCAGAAAAAACCGAAGCGGCTCCCGGAACGGCACCAGTTGCACTTCCTGTTGGCGAAGAAAGCGTGGAAGAGGTTAAAAATTCTACAATGCGCAAGGTAATCGCCAAGCGTTTGGGGGAATCCAAATTCACTGCACCACATTATTACCTGACCATTGAGGTGGACATGGACAATGCCAAGGCATCCCGTGCGCAGATCAACAGTTTACCGGATACCAAAGTGTCCTTCAACGATATGGTCTTGAAAGCTTGTGCCATGGCCCTTAAAAAGCATCCGCAGGTAAATACGTCGTGGAACGGTGATTCCACGATCTATAAACATCACATTCACATGGGTGTTGCCGTTGCCGTAGATGAGGGTCTTGTGGTTCCTGTAGTTAAATTTGCAGATCAGTTGAGTTTGACCCAACTGGGAACTGCCGTGAAAGATTTGGCAGGAAGAGCACGGAACAAGAAAATAAAACCGGACGAAATGGAAGGAAGCACCTTTACGGTTTCCAACTTGGGAATGTTCGGTATTCAGGAATTTACTTCCATTATCAATCAGCCTAACTCGGCAATCTTGTCCGTAGGGGCAATCGTTGATAAACCGGTGGTCAAAAATGGTGAGATTGTGGCCGGAAGTACGATGAAAGTTACTTTGGCCTGTGATCATAGAACGGTCGATGGAGCTACTGGGGCCCAGTTCTTACAGACGTTGAGGGCTTACTTGGAGAATCCGGTGACCATGTTGGCATAG
- a CDS encoding SprT-like domain-containing protein, producing the protein METTLQKYLPELAVAPCFELIKTHGVHLKIVNHRVTRHGDYRRLPNGLHLITVNASLNKYRFLITLVHEIAHLVAFEAYGRRIKPHGTEWKRTFQHLMVPFIRPEVFPTQLLPIIANHFKNPKASSSTDARLSIALKAFDEEERKNSYVYELPTGSVFRLYNGKLYKKGKKKVKRYECVELSTGRLYLFQPNAEVELVQDVTG; encoded by the coding sequence ATGGAAACTACCCTACAAAAATACCTCCCAGAGCTTGCGGTGGCTCCCTGTTTTGAACTCATCAAAACCCATGGAGTGCATCTAAAGATTGTAAACCATCGAGTTACCCGGCATGGGGACTACCGAAGATTACCGAACGGTCTGCATCTTATTACCGTAAACGCTTCCCTCAACAAATACCGGTTTCTTATTACGCTCGTCCACGAGATTGCGCATTTGGTCGCCTTTGAAGCCTATGGTCGTCGAATAAAACCACATGGAACCGAATGGAAGCGTACCTTTCAGCACTTAATGGTTCCTTTTATCAGGCCAGAGGTGTTTCCAACACAGCTATTGCCCATAATAGCGAACCATTTTAAAAACCCGAAAGCAAGCAGTAGTACGGATGCCAGGTTGTCCATTGCACTAAAGGCTTTTGATGAGGAAGAAAGGAAAAACAGTTATGTGTACGAACTACCAACAGGCAGTGTTTTTAGGTTGTACAACGGCAAATTGTACAAAAAAGGAAAGAAGAAAGTAAAACGGTACGAATGTGTGGAATTGTCCACTGGCAGGTTATATTTGTTCCAACCAAACGCAGAGGTCGAGTTGGTGCAAGATGTAACGGGATGA
- the cdd gene encoding cytidine deaminase, with the protein MEKKKIGFELLIFDDASELSQNEQKLLHEASMARQNAYAPYSKFRVGAAVLLENGEVIIGSNQENASYPAGLCAERVAIFHAGAKYPGVAVKTIAICASSSKDGTVSPAAPCGNCRQSIIEYEQKQRLPISLLLSSETGPIYKCNSMADILPLAFNSSFLGDS; encoded by the coding sequence ATGGAAAAAAAGAAAATTGGTTTTGAACTGCTCATTTTTGATGATGCATCGGAGTTGTCACAAAACGAACAAAAATTGTTACATGAAGCGTCCATGGCCAGGCAGAACGCATACGCTCCGTACTCCAAATTTAGGGTTGGGGCCGCTGTGTTACTCGAAAACGGAGAAGTGATCATTGGGAGCAATCAGGAAAATGCATCCTATCCTGCCGGTCTTTGTGCAGAGCGTGTCGCTATTTTTCATGCAGGGGCAAAATATCCCGGTGTAGCCGTAAAAACCATTGCTATCTGTGCTTCTTCCTCCAAAGATGGGACAGTTTCACCTGCAGCGCCCTGTGGCAATTGCAGGCAATCCATTATAGAATACGAACAAAAACAGCGATTACCAATTTCACTATTGTTAAGTTCGGAAACAGGGCCCATATATAAATGTAATTCCATGGCCGATATTCTGCCATTGGCATTCAATAGCTCATTTTTGGGCGATTCTTAA
- the porV gene encoding type IX secretion system outer membrane channel protein PorV: protein MRKLLVLVLLVIVGAPSMSAQQERAITTAVPFLTIAADARASGMGDMGVATSFDAYSQQWNPAKYAFANKKSGVGISYTPYLETIVNDVSLLNANYYNKLNDQSAFAFGLRYFGLGEIELRQTIDQDPTLVKPNEFALDGSYSLKLSPTFSMAVGGRFISSNLRFQDGVQDSQAANAFAVDVAGFYRSREIAYSNYDGRWRAGFNISNLGGSLQYDEGGQENFLPTNLKLGVGFDFIFDQDNVLAINTEFNKLLVPTPRDFNGDGQITTEDNDEYQNISFFNGVFESFGDAPDGFSEELKEVTWALGAEYRFREAFMLRSGYFNESEEKGSRKFFTLGAGFKFKSAQIDLSYLFSTSQVRNPLENTLRFSLSFDFGEEFFND from the coding sequence ATGAGAAAGTTACTCGTATTGGTGTTGTTGGTCATCGTAGGGGCACCGTCGATGAGCGCACAACAAGAAAGAGCGATTACCACAGCAGTTCCGTTTTTGACCATTGCAGCCGATGCGCGGGCATCAGGTATGGGGGATATGGGTGTCGCCACCTCCTTTGATGCATATTCCCAACAGTGGAACCCGGCCAAATATGCATTTGCCAATAAAAAATCAGGTGTCGGAATAAGCTATACCCCGTACTTGGAAACCATTGTCAACGATGTTTCCTTGCTAAATGCCAATTATTATAACAAACTTAACGACCAAAGTGCTTTTGCATTTGGACTGCGTTATTTTGGATTGGGGGAAATCGAACTGAGACAGACCATAGATCAAGACCCAACTTTGGTAAAACCCAACGAGTTTGCTTTGGATGGCTCTTATTCCTTAAAATTGAGCCCAACATTTTCCATGGCCGTTGGAGGTAGGTTTATAAGTTCAAATCTAAGATTTCAGGATGGTGTGCAGGATTCACAGGCAGCCAATGCATTTGCCGTGGATGTTGCAGGATTTTACAGGTCCAGGGAGATTGCATACAGCAATTATGATGGCCGTTGGAGAGCTGGATTCAATATTTCCAATTTGGGAGGCTCTTTGCAATATGATGAAGGAGGACAGGAAAACTTTTTGCCGACCAACCTGAAACTGGGTGTTGGTTTCGATTTTATTTTTGATCAAGACAATGTTTTGGCCATCAATACCGAGTTCAACAAACTATTGGTCCCTACGCCAAGGGATTTTAACGGGGATGGTCAGATTACCACGGAAGACAACGATGAATATCAGAATATAAGTTTCTTTAACGGAGTTTTTGAATCTTTTGGGGATGCCCCGGATGGTTTCAGTGAAGAATTGAAAGAGGTGACTTGGGCACTCGGTGCAGAGTACCGATTTAGGGAAGCCTTTATGTTGCGAAGCGGTTACTTTAACGAAAGTGAGGAAAAAGGTTCCCGAAAGTTCTTTACATTGGGAGCGGGCTTCAAATTCAAATCGGCCCAAATAGACCTATCCTATCTGTTCTCGACCTCTCAGGTCAGAAATCCATTGGAAAACACATTGCGTTTCTCGCTCAGCTTTGATTTTGGAGAGGAATTCTTCAACGATTAA
- a CDS encoding M28 family metallopeptidase translates to MKILSYVLAALLALSCGSTKIVQTTNVSPETKKTTKPTETFTDAERIGEMMNYLASNDLKGREAGGDGIEMAATYIENYFKSYGLKPYFETYRDTLSNFKKPAYNIVGVVGGNDPDLKDEFILIGAHYDHIGAIKPENGDYIANGANDNASGTTSVLEMARYFGTQKTNKRTLIFALFSAEEKGLLGSKHLAKKLKEQDLNLYTMLNFEMTGVPMRDKDYLMYVTGYEMSNLAEISNDYAGEKLVGFLPTAKEFNLYQRSDNYPFHEEFGVPSHTFCTFDFTNFAYYHKVGDEVSLMDFDHMAALVNKTIPVIEGIANAPSQEIKLK, encoded by the coding sequence ATGAAAATTCTGTCATATGTTCTTGCAGCACTTTTGGCTCTAAGTTGCGGGTCGACCAAGATTGTGCAAACAACCAATGTTTCCCCTGAAACAAAAAAAACAACCAAGCCAACAGAAACTTTTACCGATGCAGAGCGTATTGGTGAAATGATGAATTATTTGGCGAGCAACGACCTCAAAGGAAGGGAGGCCGGTGGCGACGGCATTGAAATGGCAGCGACATATATTGAAAACTACTTTAAATCCTACGGGCTCAAACCATATTTTGAAACGTACCGCGACACACTTTCCAATTTTAAGAAGCCTGCCTACAATATTGTGGGTGTTGTGGGGGGCAACGACCCCGATTTAAAGGATGAATTTATTCTGATAGGCGCACATTACGATCATATTGGGGCCATAAAGCCCGAAAATGGTGATTATATTGCCAACGGAGCCAATGACAATGCTTCAGGTACAACTTCCGTTTTGGAAATGGCACGGTATTTTGGAACACAAAAAACGAACAAGCGGACACTTATTTTTGCTTTGTTCAGTGCCGAGGAGAAGGGTTTGTTGGGCTCCAAGCACTTGGCAAAAAAATTAAAAGAGCAGGATTTGAACCTATACACCATGCTTAATTTTGAAATGACCGGTGTTCCCATGCGGGACAAGGATTATTTGATGTATGTCACTGGATACGAAATGTCCAATCTTGCGGAAATCAGTAACGATTATGCTGGTGAAAAGTTGGTGGGTTTTTTGCCGACTGCAAAGGAGTTCAACCTGTATCAGAGGTCGGACAATTATCCGTTCCATGAAGAATTTGGAGTGCCTTCCCATACATTTTGCACTTTTGATTTCACCAATTTTGCGTATTATCATAAAGTTGGGGATGAGGTTTCCCTGATGGATTTTGACCATATGGCCGCTTTGGTGAACAAAACCATTCCGGTGATTGAAGGGATTGCCAATGCTCCATCGCAAGAAATCAAATTAAAGTAA
- a CDS encoding mannose-1-phosphate guanylyltransferase: MNKNYYAVLMAGGVGSRFWPVSTSSNPKQFHDMLGTGKTLIQKTFDRLNKFIPTENILILTNERYNDLVLEQLPMVKQDQVVLEPAMRNTAPCILYASLKIQKMNPNAVMIVAPSDHWIEDEAAFEKDVIACFDKCEKENALCTLGIQPTFPNTGFGYIEFEKRSDAQLKKVSQFREKPDYETAKDFLAQGNFLWNAGIFMWSVETIVEAFKKYQPGQYQLFGEGMSCYNTGEEEAFIQENYAKAENISIDYAILERSQSIYTLPATFDWNDLGTWGALYDKLEKDENENAVVNAQTLLEDAKGNMIRSPKGKVVVVDGLEDYIIVDKEEVLLIYPKDKQQDIKKVLTQVKDKFGDQLA, from the coding sequence ATGAACAAAAATTATTATGCAGTTTTAATGGCAGGAGGAGTTGGATCACGGTTTTGGCCGGTGAGTACATCATCCAACCCAAAACAGTTCCACGATATGTTGGGAACGGGCAAGACCCTGATTCAAAAAACGTTTGATCGGTTGAACAAGTTCATCCCCACCGAAAACATTCTGATCCTCACCAATGAGCGTTACAACGACTTGGTGCTGGAGCAATTGCCCATGGTAAAGCAAGACCAGGTGGTTTTGGAACCCGCTATGCGAAATACGGCACCCTGTATTTTGTATGCATCGCTAAAGATTCAAAAAATGAACCCAAATGCGGTAATGATAGTAGCGCCCAGTGATCATTGGATTGAAGATGAGGCCGCCTTCGAAAAAGATGTCATTGCATGTTTTGATAAATGTGAAAAGGAAAATGCACTTTGTACTCTGGGAATTCAGCCTACTTTTCCCAATACAGGATTTGGTTATATCGAATTTGAAAAAAGAAGTGACGCCCAACTAAAAAAGGTGTCCCAGTTCAGGGAAAAACCGGATTATGAAACCGCAAAGGACTTTTTGGCACAGGGAAACTTTCTTTGGAACGCAGGAATATTTATGTGGAGCGTGGAAACCATAGTCGAAGCCTTTAAAAAATACCAGCCGGGCCAATATCAACTATTTGGAGAGGGTATGTCCTGTTACAATACAGGTGAAGAAGAAGCCTTTATTCAAGAGAACTACGCCAAGGCGGAAAATATCTCCATTGATTATGCTATCTTGGAGCGATCCCAATCCATTTATACCCTTCCGGCAACTTTTGATTGGAACGATTTAGGTACATGGGGCGCGCTGTACGATAAACTGGAGAAAGACGAAAACGAGAACGCAGTGGTAAACGCCCAGACCCTTTTGGAAGATGCAAAAGGAAATATGATTCGTTCCCCAAAAGGAAAGGTAGTGGTTGTGGACGGTCTGGAAGACTATATTATTGTGGATAAGGAAGAAGTGCTCTTGATCTATCCCAAGGATAAACAACAGGACATTAAAAAAGTATTGACCCAAGTGAAGGACAAATTTGGAGATCAATTAGCATAG
- the pdhA gene encoding pyruvate dehydrogenase (acetyl-transferring) E1 component subunit alpha: MKKITKEVYLKWYEDMYFWRKFEDKLAAVYIQQKVRGFLHLYNGQEAVLAGALHAMDLEKDRMITAYRNHVQPIGMGVDPRRVMAELYGKVTGTSKGMGGSMHIFSKEHRFYGGHGIVGGQIPLGAGLAFGDKYFKRDSVTLCYMGDGAVRQGSLHEAFNLAMLWQLPVVFICENNGYAMGTSVARTSHSTEIWKLGLGYEMPCSPVDGMDPAIVAKEMDKAIERARTGGGPTFLEMKTYRYRGHSMSDAQHYRTKEEVEEYKKIDPITQVKDVILEKGYASEDDLKKIDKKVKDLVKECEKFAEESDFPPKEQLYDTVYEQEDYPFLQHKL; the protein is encoded by the coding sequence ATGAAAAAAATCACCAAAGAAGTTTACCTTAAATGGTACGAGGACATGTATTTCTGGAGAAAGTTCGAGGATAAACTGGCCGCCGTATATATTCAACAAAAAGTTAGGGGTTTCTTGCACCTTTACAATGGGCAAGAAGCTGTTCTGGCAGGTGCATTGCATGCCATGGACCTCGAAAAGGACAGGATGATCACTGCCTACCGGAACCACGTTCAGCCCATTGGTATGGGGGTAGACCCTCGAAGGGTTATGGCAGAACTTTATGGTAAAGTGACCGGAACCTCAAAAGGTATGGGCGGTTCCATGCATATTTTCTCCAAAGAACACCGCTTTTATGGTGGTCACGGAATCGTAGGGGGGCAAATTCCCTTGGGTGCCGGGTTGGCCTTTGGTGACAAATATTTTAAAAGGGATTCGGTAACACTTTGTTATATGGGCGATGGTGCCGTAAGACAAGGTTCGTTGCACGAGGCCTTCAACTTGGCTATGTTGTGGCAATTGCCAGTGGTTTTCATTTGCGAGAACAACGGTTATGCCATGGGAACCTCTGTGGCACGTACATCACATTCCACGGAAATCTGGAAATTGGGTCTTGGTTATGAAATGCCATGTAGCCCGGTGGACGGAATGGATCCTGCCATAGTTGCTAAGGAAATGGACAAGGCCATCGAGCGTGCCCGTACAGGAGGGGGACCAACTTTCTTGGAGATGAAGACGTACAGGTACCGAGGACACTCCATGTCCGATGCTCAGCATTACCGAACTAAAGAAGAAGTTGAAGAATATAAAAAGATAGATCCGATCACTCAGGTGAAAGATGTGATCCTTGAGAAAGGATATGCATCCGAGGACGACCTTAAGAAAATCGATAAAAAAGTGAAGGACCTTGTTAAGGAGTGCGAGAAATTTGCCGAAGAGTCGGATTTCCCACCAAAAGAACAATTGTACGACACCGTTTACGAGCAAGAAGACTATCCATTTTTACAACATAAATTATAA
- a CDS encoding SDR family NAD(P)-dependent oxidoreductase, which translates to MANIIITGTSRGIGFELVKLFAREGHQVLALSRNEGPVKALKLPNVQTLPFDLGNPADFEKLNKFLEQWHVVDVLINNAGRFLGKPFSETTTEEFERVYKVNVFGVAEITKTILPMMGQEGHVVTISSMGGVQGSMKFPGLSAYSSSKGAVITLTELLAEEYKETGPSFNVLALGAVQTEMLEEAFPGYKAPVTALEMATYVKEFALTGQKLYNGKMLQVSNSTP; encoded by the coding sequence ATGGCAAACATTATTATTACGGGTACGAGTAGGGGAATAGGATTTGAGTTGGTAAAACTTTTTGCCCGTGAAGGGCATCAGGTATTGGCGCTATCACGTAATGAAGGACCCGTAAAAGCATTGAAATTGCCCAATGTGCAAACGTTGCCCTTTGATTTGGGCAATCCTGCCGATTTTGAAAAGCTCAATAAATTTTTGGAACAATGGCATGTAGTGGATGTGCTTATCAATAATGCAGGTCGGTTTTTGGGCAAACCATTTTCGGAAACCACGACGGAGGAATTTGAAAGGGTTTACAAAGTAAACGTGTTCGGAGTAGCTGAAATCACAAAGACCATACTTCCAATGATGGGACAGGAGGGTCATGTGGTTACCATAAGTTCCATGGGCGGGGTGCAAGGCAGCATGAAGTTTCCCGGGTTGTCTGCCTATAGCTCCAGCAAGGGCGCCGTAATTACATTGACCGAACTCTTGGCCGAAGAATACAAGGAAACCGGCCCAAGTTTTAACGTGTTGGCCTTGGGAGCCGTGCAAACGGAAATGCTGGAAGAGGCCTTTCCGGGGTACAAAGCTCCTGTAACTGCATTGGAGATGGCCACTTATGTGAAGGAGTTTGCATTGACCGGGCAGAAATTATACAACGGAAAAATGTTGCAGGTGAGCAATAGTACGCCTTAG